The Noviherbaspirillum saxi genome includes a window with the following:
- a CDS encoding branched-chain amino acid ABC transporter permease, whose amino-acid sequence MSFFFEVLIGGLLAGVMYALVALGFVLIYKASGVFNFAQGAMVFFAALTCVGLIDKFGVPLWLAIPLTMAAMVLLGLATERIVLRPLVNQHEITLFMATIGLTFFIEGLAQLIWGSQVRRLDIGIEDVPIMYLLDNFNISISQFDVTAAGICAILVTGLALFFSKTKIGRALRAVADDHQAALAVGIPLQQIWGIVWAVAGFVALVAGLLWGARNGVQFALTFVALKALPVLILGGFTSVPGAIVGGLIIGASEKLAEVYIGPMVGGGIEGWFPYVLALLFLLVRPEGLFGEKIIRRI is encoded by the coding sequence ATCAGTTTCTTTTTCGAAGTGTTGATCGGCGGCCTGCTCGCCGGCGTCATGTATGCCCTGGTGGCGCTCGGCTTCGTGCTGATCTACAAAGCTTCCGGCGTATTCAACTTTGCGCAAGGTGCGATGGTGTTCTTCGCCGCCCTGACCTGCGTCGGCTTGATCGACAAATTCGGCGTGCCACTCTGGCTCGCGATTCCGTTGACGATGGCGGCAATGGTGCTGCTGGGTCTGGCAACCGAACGCATCGTGCTGCGGCCGCTGGTCAACCAGCATGAAATCACGCTGTTCATGGCCACCATCGGCCTGACCTTCTTTATCGAAGGGCTCGCTCAGCTGATCTGGGGTTCGCAGGTAAGGCGACTTGATATCGGCATCGAAGACGTGCCTATCATGTACCTGCTGGATAACTTCAATATCTCGATTTCGCAATTCGATGTGACCGCTGCCGGCATTTGCGCGATCCTGGTGACCGGGCTGGCGCTGTTCTTTTCCAAGACCAAGATCGGCCGCGCCTTGCGCGCAGTGGCCGACGACCATCAAGCCGCGCTGGCGGTCGGCATTCCGCTGCAACAGATCTGGGGCATCGTCTGGGCGGTTGCCGGTTTTGTCGCGCTGGTCGCCGGATTGCTTTGGGGTGCGCGCAACGGCGTGCAGTTCGCGCTGACCTTCGTCGCGTTGAAAGCCTTGCCGGTGCTGATCCTGGGCGGATTTACCTCGGTGCCAGGCGCGATCGTCGGCGGCCTGATCATCGGCGCATCCGAAAAACTGGCCGAGGTGTATATCGGACCGATGGTGGGCGGCGGCATCGAGGGTTGGTTCCCGTATGTGCTGGCATTGCTGTTCTTGCTGGTACGGCCGGAAGGTTTGTTTGGTGAAAAGATTATTCGACGGATTTAG
- a CDS encoding branched-chain amino acid ABC transporter permease: MFYREAGQFKPTYQADSQIFPIRQDRIGIMLLLAIAFLAVPLVATPYMFSAILIPFLIFSLAALGLNILTGYAGQLSLGTAAFMAVGAFAAYNFMLRIPGIPVLLAFVLGGLCAALVGVAFGLPSLRIRGFYLAAATLATQFFVVWCLTKIQWFTNYSSSGVITAQKITILGYNFDTPGSKYVLTLAIVCVMALMLRNMVRTNVGRSWMAVRDMDVAAEVIGFRLMRTKLLAFAVSSFYCGVAGALYAYAYLGTVEPEAYSLDLSFRILFMIIIGGVGSIIGAFFGAAFIVLLPILLNIIAHALQLPTSVASNLELMVFGALIIFFLIVEPHGLARLWQIAKEKLRLWPFPH, translated from the coding sequence ATGTTCTACCGCGAAGCAGGTCAATTCAAACCTACCTACCAGGCCGACAGCCAGATCTTTCCGATCCGGCAGGATCGCATCGGCATCATGCTGCTGCTGGCGATCGCCTTTCTGGCGGTGCCGCTGGTCGCCACGCCCTATATGTTCTCGGCGATCCTGATTCCCTTCCTGATCTTTTCACTGGCAGCACTGGGCTTGAACATCCTGACCGGCTATGCCGGCCAGCTGTCCTTGGGCACGGCGGCCTTCATGGCGGTCGGCGCATTTGCCGCCTATAACTTCATGCTGCGCATACCCGGCATTCCGGTATTGCTGGCATTCGTCCTGGGCGGATTGTGCGCGGCGCTGGTGGGGGTTGCCTTCGGTTTGCCTTCGTTGCGCATCCGCGGCTTTTACCTCGCCGCTGCGACGCTGGCTACGCAATTCTTTGTAGTCTGGTGCCTGACCAAGATCCAGTGGTTCACCAACTACAGTTCGTCAGGCGTGATCACGGCGCAAAAGATCACCATTCTCGGCTACAACTTCGACACGCCGGGCAGCAAGTATGTGTTGACCTTGGCCATCGTATGCGTGATGGCGCTGATGCTGCGCAACATGGTACGCACCAATGTCGGCCGCTCGTGGATGGCGGTGCGCGACATGGATGTCGCGGCCGAAGTGATCGGCTTCCGGCTGATGCGCACCAAGCTGCTGGCGTTCGCGGTCAGCTCCTTTTATTGCGGCGTCGCCGGTGCACTGTATGCGTATGCCTACCTCGGCACCGTCGAGCCGGAAGCCTACAGCCTCGACCTGTCGTTCCGCATCCTGTTCATGATCATCATCGGCGGCGTCGGCTCGATCATCGGCGCCTTCTTCGGCGCAGCCTTCATCGTGCTGCTGCCTATCCTGCTCAACATCATCGCGCATGCATTACAGCTGCCGACGTCGGTCGCGTCCAATCTGGAGCTGATGGTGTTTGGCGCGCTCATCATTTTCTTCCTGATCGTCGAACCGCATGGCTTGGCCCGTCTCTGGCAGATCGCGAAGGAAAAACTGCGTTTGTGGCCGTTTCCGCATTAA
- a CDS encoding ABC transporter substrate-binding protein: MKLIKSILIGAALTGTVSVAAAQEQFIPILSYRVGPYAAGGSGFFGGSIDYMNLVNANGGINGVKLKWEECETEYNASRGVECYERLKSNSGGASLVEPLATGIAYGILDRVATDKIPMTTLGYGRSDAANGKVFPYVFPLITSYWNQAAAMVAYLGSKEGGVDKLKGKKIVHLYHDSAFGKEPLPVLEAQSQQYGFELIKIPVAHPGNEQQSQWLQIRQAKPDYVILWGWGVMNAVAIKTAQRNGFPREKMLGVWWAGSEEDTIPAGDAAKGYTTMTFNTPGNYPVLDEIRKKVYDAGKGNLDDKARVGSVYHMRGVTAGILWVEAIRKAQEKYGKGKVMTGEQVRWGFENLNIDEARQKQLGAAGMFPPVKTSCEDHEGSGAVKVQQWSGTKWVPITPNWVVGDKALTRKLLEESSNKYATEKNIKAACMNG, encoded by the coding sequence ATGAAGTTGATTAAATCAATCCTGATCGGCGCCGCACTGACCGGCACTGTCAGTGTCGCTGCGGCACAGGAACAATTCATCCCCATCCTTTCCTACCGTGTTGGTCCCTATGCGGCCGGCGGCTCCGGATTCTTCGGCGGCTCGATTGACTATATGAACCTGGTCAATGCCAACGGCGGCATCAACGGCGTCAAGCTGAAATGGGAAGAGTGCGAAACCGAATACAACGCTTCGCGCGGCGTCGAATGCTATGAACGCCTGAAGTCGAACAGCGGCGGCGCGTCGCTGGTCGAGCCGCTGGCAACCGGCATTGCCTACGGCATCCTGGACCGCGTCGCGACCGACAAGATCCCGATGACGACACTGGGCTACGGCCGCTCCGACGCTGCCAACGGCAAGGTATTTCCGTATGTCTTTCCGCTGATCACCAGCTACTGGAACCAGGCTGCGGCGATGGTGGCTTATCTCGGCAGCAAGGAAGGCGGCGTAGACAAACTCAAGGGCAAGAAGATCGTGCACCTGTACCACGACTCCGCGTTTGGCAAGGAACCGCTGCCTGTGCTGGAAGCGCAGTCGCAGCAATACGGTTTCGAGCTGATCAAGATCCCGGTCGCGCATCCCGGCAACGAGCAGCAATCGCAGTGGCTGCAGATCCGCCAGGCCAAGCCAGACTATGTGATCCTGTGGGGCTGGGGCGTGATGAATGCGGTGGCGATCAAGACCGCGCAGCGTAACGGCTTCCCGCGCGAGAAGATGCTGGGCGTCTGGTGGGCGGGTTCCGAGGAAGACACGATCCCGGCCGGCGACGCGGCCAAGGGCTACACCACGATGACCTTCAACACGCCGGGCAACTATCCGGTGCTCGATGAAATCCGCAAGAAAGTCTACGACGCCGGCAAGGGCAACCTGGACGACAAGGCGCGCGTGGGCTCGGTCTATCACATGCGCGGCGTGACTGCCGGCATCCTGTGGGTGGAAGCAATCCGCAAGGCGCAGGAAAAATACGGCAAGGGCAAGGTCATGACCGGCGAGCAAGTACGCTGGGGCTTTGAAAACCTGAACATCGACGAGGCACGCCAGAAGCAATTGGGCGCAGCCGGCATGTTCCCGCCGGTAAAGACTTCCTGCGAAGACCATGAAGGTTCGGGCGCGGTCAAAGTGCAGCAGTGGAGTGGTACGAAATGGGTGCCGATCACGCCGAACTGGGTGGTTGGCGACAAGGCCCTGACACGCAAGCTGCTGGAAGAGTCGTCGAACAAGTATGCGACCGAGAAGAATATCAAGGCCGCGTGCATGAACGGATAA
- a CDS encoding ABC transporter ATP-binding protein, whose protein sequence is MSLSPATSATATAPYLSVNNIEVIYDHVILVLKGVSLQVPQGKIVALLGANGAGKSTTMKSISTLLRGERGDVTKGSVEFKGERIDQLTPNELVKRGLSQVMEGRHCFGHLTIEENLLTGAYTRKISRTELKDSLEMVYHYFPRLKQRRTSQAGYTSGGEQQMCAIGRSLMAKPSMILLDEPSMGLAPQIVEEIFEIVKDLNTKENVSFLVAEQNTMVALRYADFGYILENGRVVMEGDADDLASNEDVKEFYLGVSGAGRKSFRDMKFYRRRKRWLA, encoded by the coding sequence ATGAGCCTATCTCCAGCCACTTCCGCAACCGCGACTGCGCCCTATCTCTCGGTCAACAACATCGAGGTCATCTACGATCACGTGATCCTGGTGTTGAAAGGCGTGTCGCTGCAAGTCCCGCAAGGCAAGATCGTCGCACTGCTTGGCGCCAACGGCGCAGGCAAGTCGACCACGATGAAATCGATTTCCACCCTGTTGCGCGGCGAGCGCGGCGACGTCACCAAGGGCAGCGTCGAATTCAAGGGTGAGCGCATCGATCAGTTGACCCCGAACGAACTCGTCAAGCGCGGTCTGTCGCAAGTGATGGAAGGCCGTCACTGCTTCGGTCACCTGACGATAGAAGAAAACCTGCTGACCGGCGCCTATACCCGCAAGATTTCGCGCACCGAGCTCAAGGATTCGCTGGAAATGGTTTATCACTATTTTCCACGCCTCAAGCAACGGCGCACCTCGCAGGCCGGCTATACATCGGGCGGCGAACAACAGATGTGCGCGATCGGCCGCTCGCTGATGGCCAAGCCATCGATGATCCTGCTCGACGAACCGTCGATGGGTCTGGCGCCGCAGATCGTCGAAGAGATTTTCGAGATCGTGAAAGATCTTAATACCAAGGAAAACGTGTCTTTCCTGGTGGCCGAACAAAACACCATGGTCGCGCTGCGCTATGCGGATTTCGGCTACATCCTCGAGAACGGCCGCGTCGTGATGGAAGGCGATGCCGACGATCTCGCCTCGAATGAAGATGTGAAGGAATTCTATCTGGGCGTATCGGGCGCAGGACGCAAGAGCTTCCGCGACATGAAGTTTTATCGCCGTCGCAAGCGCTGGCTTGCCTGA
- a CDS encoding phenylacetate--CoA ligase family protein — MSDFLDSLEARDPQQREQALLARLPELVARAQSAPGWARILGGVNAADITSRVALAQLPVTRKSDLKDLQQDAAPFGGLTTTAARQMRHLFMSPGPIFDPEGYGEDWWRFARPMAALGLRAGHIVQNCFSYHFTPAAFMAEGGAARLGCAVIPAGIGQTEMQVQAMAELRPDAYIGTPSFLKIIIEKAREMQADISSVQRALVGAEALPPSLRKWLQDNGVPHVLQMYGSADIGNIAYETETDGQVNPGMVLDEDLILEIVRPGTGDPVPEGEVGEVVITSFNPDYPLIRFGTGDMSAVLPGISPCGRTNVRIKGWMGRADQTTKVRAMFVHPSQVAEVIKRYPQIAKARLVVSGEMANDVMTLHCEVDDPASVPSAAIVETIRDVTKLRGALQLVARGTLPNDGKVIEDARKYE, encoded by the coding sequence ATGAGCGATTTTCTGGATTCACTGGAAGCGCGCGATCCTCAGCAACGCGAACAGGCGTTGCTGGCGCGGCTCCCGGAACTGGTGGCCCGCGCGCAGTCTGCGCCCGGCTGGGCCCGCATTTTAGGCGGTGTCAATGCGGCCGACATCACGTCGCGCGTCGCGCTTGCGCAATTGCCGGTCACGCGCAAATCCGACCTGAAGGACTTGCAGCAGGACGCCGCGCCGTTCGGCGGCCTGACCACGACAGCGGCGCGGCAAATGCGCCATCTGTTCATGTCGCCCGGTCCGATCTTCGATCCGGAAGGATACGGCGAGGATTGGTGGCGCTTTGCCCGGCCGATGGCCGCGCTCGGCCTGCGTGCCGGCCATATCGTGCAAAACTGCTTTTCTTACCATTTCACCCCGGCCGCTTTCATGGCTGAAGGCGGCGCGGCGCGGCTGGGATGCGCAGTGATCCCGGCCGGCATCGGCCAGACCGAGATGCAGGTGCAGGCGATGGCCGAACTGAGGCCGGATGCCTATATCGGCACGCCGTCTTTTCTCAAGATCATCATTGAAAAGGCACGTGAAATGCAGGCCGACATCAGCAGCGTGCAGCGCGCGCTGGTCGGCGCCGAAGCCTTGCCGCCCTCGCTGCGCAAATGGCTGCAGGACAATGGCGTGCCGCATGTGTTGCAGATGTACGGCTCGGCCGATATCGGCAATATCGCCTATGAAACCGAGACCGATGGCCAGGTCAATCCCGGCATGGTGCTCGATGAAGACCTGATCCTGGAAATCGTGCGCCCGGGCACCGGCGATCCGGTGCCCGAAGGCGAAGTCGGTGAAGTGGTCATTACCTCGTTCAATCCCGACTATCCATTGATACGCTTCGGCACCGGCGACATGTCGGCGGTCCTGCCCGGCATTTCCCCATGTGGGCGCACCAATGTGCGGATCAAGGGTTGGATGGGACGTGCAGATCAGACCACCAAGGTGCGCGCGATGTTCGTGCATCCGTCACAGGTGGCTGAAGTGATCAAACGCTATCCGCAGATTGCGAAAGCGCGGCTGGTGGTGAGCGGCGAAATGGCCAACGATGTGATGACCCTGCATTGCGAGGTCGACGATCCGGCCAGCGTGCCGTCGGCGGCAATTGTGGAGACGATCCGCGATGTGACCAAATTGCGCGGCGCGTTGCAATTGGTTGCGCGTGGCACCTTGCCCAACGATGGCAAGGTGATCGAGGACGCGCGCAAGTACGAGTAA
- a CDS encoding DUF1330 domain-containing protein gives MNKAYVVAEIKVTNPTNYEGYRALSTAAAMQYGGQFLVRGGERDQREGEDETHNAGWRTVIVEFPSLAQARRWYESVEYQKALQIRQANSIGRLFIVEGA, from the coding sequence ATGAACAAGGCTTATGTCGTGGCGGAAATCAAAGTTACCAATCCGACCAATTACGAAGGCTACCGTGCGTTGTCGACCGCTGCCGCCATGCAATATGGCGGGCAGTTCCTGGTACGCGGCGGTGAACGCGACCAGCGCGAGGGCGAAGATGAAACCCACAATGCAGGCTGGCGTACCGTGATCGTTGAATTTCCTTCGTTGGCGCAGGCGCGGCGCTGGTACGAATCAGTGGAGTACCAGAAAGCATTGCAGATCCGGCAAGCGAATTCGATCGGCAGGCTCTTTATCGTCGAAGGTGCCTGA
- a CDS encoding hypoxanthine-guanine phosphoribosyltransferase, which yields MTYIDSEFHRDKARSLLNDAELIFDDAAVQRAVDDVAQKLNQRFDNDEGAAFPLVLGVMGGAVVFCGQLLTRLKFPLEFDYMHVTRYGSKDQGGKIEWKVIPRSNVEGRTVIVLDDILDEGETLAHVKERLLEMGAAEVVLAVFADKNIGKAKPVTADYIGLTLPNKFVVGYGMDAYGYWRNLPSIWAIKTETGA from the coding sequence ATGACCTATATCGATTCCGAATTCCACCGTGACAAAGCCCGCTCGCTGCTCAACGATGCCGAACTGATTTTTGACGATGCCGCCGTGCAACGCGCAGTTGACGATGTCGCGCAAAAGCTGAACCAGCGCTTCGACAATGATGAAGGCGCGGCCTTTCCATTGGTGCTGGGCGTGATGGGCGGCGCGGTGGTGTTTTGCGGGCAGCTGCTGACGCGCCTGAAGTTTCCGCTCGAATTCGACTACATGCACGTCACCCGCTACGGCAGCAAGGACCAGGGTGGCAAGATCGAATGGAAAGTCATTCCCCGTTCGAATGTCGAAGGACGCACGGTGATCGTGCTCGACGACATACTCGACGAAGGTGAAACCCTTGCCCACGTCAAGGAGCGTTTGCTGGAAATGGGCGCAGCTGAAGTGGTGCTCGCGGTCTTTGCCGACAAGAATATCGGCAAGGCCAAGCCGGTGACGGCCGACTACATCGGCCTGACGCTGCCGAACAAGTTCGTCGTTGGCTATGGGATGGATGCCTATGGCTATTGGCGCAACCTGCCGAGTATCTGGGCAATCAAGACCGAGACCGGCGCTTGA
- a CDS encoding NAD(P)H-dependent flavin oxidoreductase, producing MSTHHLPAVLQNLSLPVIASPMFIASGPELVKAQCKAGIVGSFPALNARPAELLDTWLTDIQADLEAYKQANPGAKVGPIAVNQIVHQSNDRLAHDVEVCVKHQIPIIISSLRAPPKEMLDAIHSYGGIVLHDVISIRHAKKALEAGVDGLILVAAGAGGHAGALSPFALVGEVRKFFKGPIALSGSIATGDAVLAAQAMGADFAYIGSRWLATKESNVDEAYRQAIVESAAADVIYTNLFTGVHGNYLRKSIVAAGLDPDNLPEADKTKMNFGSGGGSKAKAWRDIWGAGQGVGLMDHVMTVPEVMEKLSAEYVAAKKRIGIAV from the coding sequence ATGAGCACCCATCATTTGCCGGCGGTATTGCAGAACCTGAGCCTGCCCGTCATCGCTTCGCCGATGTTCATCGCCAGCGGTCCGGAACTGGTCAAGGCGCAATGCAAGGCAGGCATCGTCGGTTCTTTCCCGGCGCTCAATGCGCGCCCGGCAGAACTGCTCGATACCTGGCTGACCGACATCCAGGCCGATCTCGAGGCCTACAAGCAGGCCAATCCCGGTGCGAAAGTCGGTCCGATCGCGGTCAACCAGATCGTGCACCAATCGAATGATCGCCTCGCGCATGACGTCGAAGTCTGTGTCAAGCATCAGATCCCGATCATCATTTCCAGCCTGCGCGCGCCGCCGAAGGAAATGCTCGACGCGATCCACAGTTACGGCGGCATTGTGCTGCACGATGTGATCTCGATCCGTCATGCAAAGAAGGCATTGGAAGCCGGCGTCGATGGCTTGATCCTGGTCGCCGCAGGTGCCGGCGGTCATGCGGGCGCACTGTCGCCTTTTGCGCTGGTTGGTGAAGTACGCAAGTTCTTCAAGGGACCGATCGCCTTGTCTGGTTCGATCGCGACCGGCGATGCGGTGCTGGCAGCGCAAGCGATGGGCGCGGACTTCGCGTATATCGGTTCACGCTGGTTGGCGACCAAGGAGTCGAATGTCGATGAAGCGTATCGCCAAGCCATCGTGGAATCGGCGGCGGCTGACGTGATCTACACCAACCTGTTTACCGGTGTGCATGGCAACTACCTGAGAAAGTCCATCGTCGCCGCAGGCCTCGATCCGGACAACCTGCCGGAAGCCGACAAGACGAAGATGAACTTCGGTTCCGGTGGCGGCAGCAAGGCCAAGGCATGGCGCGATATCTGGGGCGCCGGCCAGGGCGTCGGCCTGATGGACCACGTGATGACCGTGCCGGAAGTGATGGAAAAGCTGAGCGCTGAATACGTAGCGGCAAAGAAGCGGATCGGCATCGCCGTCTAA
- a CDS encoding TetR/AcrR family transcriptional regulator, translating to MKSKKTQVVDFRQAQEALRDTLRQGMLDAATRLLTEEGPAAMTVRRVADAVNCSTTLLYSLFGGKDGLANELYLEGFARLKAEFAQAAAQASKKKTDTDGLAPLLLHARVYHDYAKRNPSYYMVMFGDAIAGFVPPVESRKQAWESLAVLIETFEEAMKNGTLPPSNPTAAARLLWAAMHGAVSLELKGYYLKSERADELFNAAVNAVLRSLRVGDGRA from the coding sequence ATGAAATCTAAAAAAACGCAGGTCGTCGATTTTCGCCAGGCCCAGGAAGCGCTGCGCGATACCTTGCGCCAAGGCATGCTGGATGCGGCCACACGCTTGCTGACCGAAGAAGGCCCCGCCGCGATGACGGTCAGGCGTGTCGCCGATGCGGTGAATTGCTCGACCACGCTGCTGTATTCCTTGTTCGGCGGCAAGGATGGCCTGGCGAATGAACTGTATCTGGAAGGCTTCGCCCGCTTGAAAGCGGAATTCGCGCAAGCCGCGGCGCAGGCCTCGAAAAAGAAAACGGATACCGACGGCCTTGCGCCGCTGCTGTTGCATGCACGTGTGTATCACGATTATGCAAAGCGCAATCCCAGCTATTACATGGTGATGTTTGGCGATGCCATTGCCGGCTTCGTGCCGCCGGTCGAATCGCGCAAGCAAGCGTGGGAATCGCTGGCGGTACTGATCGAGACGTTTGAAGAAGCGATGAAGAACGGCACGCTGCCGCCGTCCAATCCGACTGCTGCTGCACGCTTGTTGTGGGCGGCGATGCATGGTGCGGTCAGTCTGGAGTTGAAAGGGTATTACTTGAAGAGCGAGCGGGCGGATGAGTTGTTCAATGCGGCGGTGAATGCGGTGTTGCGGTCGTTGCGGGTGGGGGATGGGAGGGCTTAG
- a CDS encoding enoyl-CoA hydratase-related protein → MQYKCLTLTITNKIAHLTLNRPTTLNTMHPVLWRELTHALTTLQREASARALVISSTGKHFTAGMALDVFGADSGITLNDTTASGRANIHPQLSDMQQAFTLIEQLRMPVIAAIQGGCIGGGVDMVSACDIRLATADAFFCIQEINIGMTADLGTLQRLPKLIPEGIVHEMAYTGRRLPAQRALAVGLVNEVFDTQQTMLEAALQMAREIAEKPPVAIWGSKQAIHYARDHSTHDALQQMGWLQSGIWQTGNLVEAFTAKQQGRAPQFDDLAPLHAFDEGKYELK, encoded by the coding sequence ATGCAATACAAATGCCTCACCCTAACCATCACCAACAAAATCGCCCACCTAACCCTAAACCGCCCCACCACCCTCAACACCATGCACCCGGTCCTCTGGCGCGAACTCACCCACGCCCTCACCACTTTGCAGCGCGAAGCTTCCGCCAGAGCCTTAGTCATCTCGTCCACCGGAAAACACTTCACCGCCGGCATGGCGCTCGACGTCTTCGGCGCCGACAGCGGCATCACCCTCAACGACACCACCGCGTCCGGCCGCGCCAACATCCATCCGCAACTAAGCGACATGCAACAGGCATTCACCCTGATCGAGCAATTGCGCATGCCGGTGATCGCCGCGATCCAGGGCGGCTGCATCGGCGGCGGCGTCGACATGGTCAGCGCCTGCGATATCCGCCTCGCGACCGCCGATGCTTTCTTCTGCATCCAGGAAATCAATATCGGCATGACCGCCGATCTCGGCACGCTGCAACGGCTGCCCAAGCTGATTCCCGAAGGCATCGTGCATGAAATGGCCTACACCGGCCGCCGCTTGCCGGCACAACGCGCGCTCGCGGTCGGTTTGGTCAATGAAGTATTCGACACGCAGCAGACAATGCTGGAAGCCGCACTGCAGATGGCGCGCGAAATTGCCGAAAAGCCACCAGTGGCGATCTGGGGCAGCAAGCAGGCAATCCACTATGCACGCGATCATTCGACCCACGATGCCTTGCAGCAGATGGGCTGGCTGCAATCGGGCATCTGGCAGACCGGCAATCTGGTCGAAGCCTTCACGGCCAAACAGCAGGGACGCGCGCCGCAATTTGACGATCTGGCGCCGCTGCATGCATTCGATGAAGGCAAGTACGAATTGAAATAA
- a CDS encoding SDR family oxidoreductase — MFEPKLMQGKRILVTGGGTGLGRAMAEKYLSLGADIYICGRRKPVCDETAQEMMAAHGGSVKTFGIDIRDAAAVDDMVEQIFAEGPLTGLVNNAAGNFISPTSALSPRGFDAIANIVMHGTFYVTHAVGRRWVEMAAKGQWKPEDGYRSVVSIIVTWVLNGGPFVVPSSMSKAAIHAMTMSLATEWAQYGIRLNAIGPGEIPTEGMSKRLNPGEAPGARSAKINPMGRAGKMEELQNLATFLMSNGCDWLTGQAIMMDGGNHLATGGNFYELRSWSEQQWKDARDRIEEQNKKDREQRTT; from the coding sequence ATGTTTGAACCGAAACTCATGCAAGGCAAACGCATCCTGGTCACCGGCGGCGGCACCGGCCTCGGCCGCGCGATGGCGGAAAAATACCTGTCGCTCGGCGCCGACATCTACATCTGCGGCCGCCGCAAGCCGGTCTGCGACGAGACCGCGCAGGAAATGATGGCGGCCCATGGCGGCAGCGTCAAAACCTTCGGCATCGATATCCGTGACGCCGCCGCGGTCGACGACATGGTCGAACAGATTTTTGCGGAAGGTCCGCTGACCGGCCTGGTCAACAATGCGGCCGGCAATTTCATTTCACCGACATCGGCGCTGTCGCCGCGCGGTTTCGATGCGATCGCCAATATCGTGATGCACGGTACCTTTTATGTCACGCACGCGGTCGGCCGGCGCTGGGTCGAGATGGCGGCCAAGGGACAATGGAAACCGGAAGACGGCTACCGCAGCGTCGTGTCCATCATCGTTACCTGGGTATTGAACGGCGGCCCCTTCGTGGTGCCTTCATCGATGAGCAAAGCCGCGATCCATGCGATGACGATGTCGCTCGCCACCGAATGGGCGCAGTATGGCATTCGCTTGAACGCGATCGGTCCGGGCGAAATTCCGACCGAAGGCATGAGCAAGCGCCTCAATCCCGGCGAAGCGCCCGGCGCCCGTTCCGCGAAAATCAATCCGATGGGTCGCGCAGGCAAGATGGAAGAGTTGCAAAACCTGGCGACTTTCCTGATGAGCAATGGCTGCGACTGGCTGACCGGCCAGGCGATCATGATGGACGGCGGCAATCATCTGGCGACCGGCGGCAATTTCTATGAATTGCGTTCCTGGTCCGAGCAGCAATGGAAAGATGCGCGCGACCGCATCGAGGAGCAAAACAAGAAGGATCGGGAACAGCGCACCACCTGA
- a CDS encoding MBL fold metallo-hydrolase: MKLPASMQVFERGWLSSNNILFTGRDGTALVDSGYATHAAQTVTLVEHALQGRPLDRLLNTHLHSDHCGGNAALQRRFKCRTAIPAAEAAKVRSWNEDELTYEATGQQCERFAFDDTLTPGDVITLGDLRWQVLGAPGHDPHSLVFFCPDEGILISADALWEHGFGVVFPELEGESGFAEVRATLDMIASLDVKQVIPGHGAPFTDIGKALATAYSRLDYFAADPARNAQNAVKVLLKFLLLEKQHLPLAEVPRLLADMYLFRESNRRFLHKDETALAQWAVDQLVKAGAAEVRDGALLDRN, encoded by the coding sequence ATGAAACTGCCTGCAAGCATGCAAGTGTTCGAGCGCGGCTGGCTATCGTCGAACAATATTCTGTTTACCGGCCGTGACGGCACCGCGCTGGTGGATAGCGGTTATGCAACGCATGCCGCGCAAACCGTGACGCTGGTCGAGCATGCGCTGCAGGGACGTCCGCTGGACCGCTTGCTCAACACGCATTTGCATTCCGACCATTGCGGCGGCAACGCCGCCCTGCAGCGGCGCTTTAAATGCCGCACTGCGATTCCGGCCGCCGAAGCGGCCAAGGTACGCTCCTGGAATGAAGACGAACTGACCTACGAAGCAACCGGGCAGCAATGCGAGCGCTTTGCGTTCGATGACACATTGACGCCAGGCGACGTGATCACGCTGGGCGATTTGCGATGGCAGGTGCTGGGCGCGCCGGGGCATGACCCGCATTCGCTGGTGTTCTTTTGTCCCGACGAAGGCATCCTGATTTCCGCCGATGCCTTATGGGAGCATGGCTTCGGCGTGGTGTTTCCGGAACTGGAAGGCGAATCAGGATTCGCGGAAGTGCGCGCAACGCTGGACATGATCGCATCGCTCGATGTGAAGCAGGTGATCCCCGGCCACGGGGCACCGTTTACCGACATCGGCAAGGCATTGGCTACCGCTTATTCGCGGCTCGATTACTTCGCCGCCGATCCGGCGCGCAATGCGCAGAATGCGGTCAAGGTCTTGCTGAAATTCCTGTTGCTGGAAAAACAACACCTGCCGCTGGCCGAGGTGCCGCGATTGTTGGCCGACATGTATCTGTTCCGCGAATCGAATCGCCGCTTCTTGCACAAAGACGAAACAGCGCTTGCGCAATGGGCGGTCGATCAGCTGGTAAAGGCGGGGGCGGCCGAGGTCAGGGACGGGGCGCTGCTGGATCGGAACTGA